CGCAAGGCATATCAGGGAGGCGGGAGTACCGGTCAAAGAAGTGGAGGACCTTACCGGGTACCCCCATATGCTGGGGGGCAGGGTCAAAACGCTTCACCCCTCAGTCTTCGGCGGGATCCTCGCCCGGAGACATTTTGAGGGCGACAAGGCCGATGTCGAAAAATTCGGAATACCCATGATCGATATGGTCGTATGCAACCTTTACCCCTTCCAGGAGACTCTGAAAAAGGGGACCAGCCTGGAAGAACTGCTTGAGAATATCGATATCGGGGGGGTCACCCTGATCCGGGCCGCAGCAAAAAATTTCCGGCATGTGGTACCCGTGACGGATCCCGAAGATTACCCAACCGTGGCTGGGGA
This portion of the Thermovirga sp. genome encodes:
- a CDS encoding bifunctional phosphoribosylaminoimidazolecarboxamide formyltransferase/IMP cyclohydrolase PurH, yielding MGQKRALISVFDKKNVDGLAKDLADLGWEIVSSSGTARHIREAGVPVKEVEDLTGYPHMLGGRVKTLHPSVFGGILARRHFEGDKADVEKFGIPMIDMVVCNLYPFQETLKKGTSLEELLENIDIGGVTLIRAAAKNFRHVVPVTDPEDYPTVAG